The proteins below are encoded in one region of Engraulis encrasicolus isolate BLACKSEA-1 chromosome 1, IST_EnEncr_1.0, whole genome shotgun sequence:
- the rnaseh2a gene encoding ribonuclease H2 subunit A, whose amino-acid sequence MDLGDFEADNTVSCRLASAIPDACRTEDCCLGIDEAGRGPVLGPMVYGICFCPVSKKEDLKNLKVADSKTLTEEQREGLFVKLDEAKSFIGWALQILSPNTISTSMLQRSKYNLNALSHDAAIGLVQYALDSGVQLKEVFVDTVGPAEKYQEKLSQRFPGIEVTVRPKADSLFPVVSAASICAKVARDHAVKGWKFLEDLGQVDTEYGSGYPNDPKTKSWLLKYLDPVFGYPQFVRFSWSTAQSLLDSNAVTVHWDDDEEDGEKAAGRHGNSSMLSYFNKNTHTNGDHAPTRDTHRYFTERRLQNISSL is encoded by the exons aTGGATCTGGGTGATTTTGAGGCTGACAACACGGTGAGCTGCCGGCTGGCCTCGGCTATCCCTGACGCCTGCAGGACTGAGGACTGCTGCCTGGGCATCGATGAGGCCGGACGAGGACCTGTGCtag GTCCCATGGTGTATGGGATATGCTTCTGTCCAGTCTCCAAGAAAGAAGACCTGAAGAATCTCAaagtagcag actccaAGACCCTTACTGAAGAGCAGAGGGAGGGGCTGTTTGTGAAGCTGGACGAGGCCAAGAGCTTCATAGGCTGGGCACTACAGATCCTGTCACCCAATACCATCTCAACCAGCATGctgcagag gtCTAAGTATAATCTGAATGCCTTGTCTCATGATGCTGCCATCGGGCTGGTCCAGTACGCTCTCGACTCTGGAGTACAGCTCAAAGAG gtgtttgtggaCACGGTGGGTCCGGCTGAGAAGTATCAGGAGAAGCTCTCCCAGCGCTTCCCAGGAATAGAGGTCACCGTCAGGCCTAAAGCTGACTCCCTATTCCCCGTCGTCAGTGCAGCCAGTATCTGTGCTAAG gtgGCTAGAGACCATGCGGTGAAGGGTTGGAAGTTTCTGGAAGATCTGGGCCAAGTGGACACAGAATATGGCTCGGGATACCCCAAcg ATCCTAAGACTAAGAGTTGGTTGTTAAAGTATCTGGATCCGGTGTTTGGCTACCCCCAGTTCGTCCGCTTCAGCTGGAGTACAGCACAGAGCCTTCTGGACAGCAACGCAGTAACCGTACACTG ggaTGACGATGAGGAGGATGGTGAGAAGGCAGCAGGTCGTCATGGGAACTCCTCCATGCTCTCCTACttcaacaagaacacacacaccaacggagACCACGCCCCCACCcgggacacacacagatactttaCCGAGCGCAGACTACAGAACATCAGctctctataa